In Virgibacillus sp. NKC19-16, a single genomic region encodes these proteins:
- the cdaA gene encoding diadenylate cyclase CdaA produces MLDGGFLLNLLRIGVDIALVWYVLYKLMMLIRGTKAIQLLKGIVVVLAVRMLSILFSLQTIEWITEQAILWGFLLIAILFQPEIRRALEQLGRGNIFARSARSEEELMEQNIEAIIQSCKYMAKRRIGALISIERETGMGDYAETGIPINGRLTHQLLTNIFTPNTPLHDGAVIIKRENIVAAACYLPLSESPYISKELGTRHRAAMGISEVTDSLTIVVSEETGNISCTRNGELHRELDPEDLRKILNENLSLHLKTPEKKSWKRKGEKNG; encoded by the coding sequence ATGCTTGATGGGGGATTCCTTTTAAATCTGCTAAGAATAGGCGTAGATATAGCTCTCGTCTGGTATGTATTATATAAATTAATGATGCTGATTAGGGGCACAAAGGCAATCCAGCTTTTAAAAGGGATTGTGGTTGTGTTGGCTGTCAGAATGCTAAGTATTTTATTTAGCTTACAAACAATCGAATGGATTACAGAACAAGCCATTCTATGGGGATTTCTCCTTATAGCTATTTTATTCCAACCAGAGATAAGAAGAGCATTGGAACAGCTTGGAAGGGGAAATATTTTCGCAAGAAGTGCAAGATCTGAAGAGGAATTGATGGAACAAAATATTGAAGCAATCATACAATCATGTAAATATATGGCTAAAAGGCGTATAGGCGCATTAATTTCAATTGAGCGTGAAACAGGAATGGGTGATTATGCAGAAACAGGGATACCGATAAACGGGAGACTGACTCATCAACTGCTTACAAATATTTTCACACCAAATACACCACTTCATGATGGTGCTGTCATTATAAAAAGGGAAAATATTGTGGCTGCGGCTTGTTATCTGCCATTATCAGAAAGCCCTTATATATCAAAGGAACTGGGGACAAGGCACAGAGCGGCAATGGGTATTAGTGAAGTGACAGATTCACTGACGATTGTTGTATCTGAAGAAACCGGTAATATTTCTTGTACACGTAATGGAGAATTACATAGAGAACTTGACCCAGAAGATCTTCGTAAAATATTAAATGAAAACTTATCATTACATCTTAAAACCCCTGAAAAGAAGTCATGGAAACGAAAGGGGGAAAAGAATGGATAA
- a CDS encoding CdaR family protein, which yields MDKWFESKWFVRIIALVFAILLYVMVSMETDTAENENTLFPETSDEVSTLENVPVDIRMDEENYVVSGVPEYVNVTLEGVARILTPVERQRNFDVFVNLEGLGEGTHEVEIQYEDIPPELSVYIEPKTAEVTIEERATEEFPVTVDFINSDQLAEGFELGDFEVEPTSVSITSSRSIIDQIGMVKVFVNVSGLDQSINNREVPVNVYDSQGNELNVLVEPENAVVSADINNPSDTVSLNISTTGELPDGYALESLDANIDEVEIFATTDVLEEIESVSTEEIDLSQITESQTIDASLSLPEGAVSETETVEVDVEVEPAQTIEDVPIETEGLQDGQDVTFVDPDNSEMDITIAGNGADVSELTAGDFNLFIDVSDLEEGEHSLPVTIEGPDDVTITGEFEEVTIEIT from the coding sequence ATGGATAAGTGGTTTGAAAGTAAATGGTTTGTAAGGATTATAGCATTGGTTTTTGCCATATTACTATATGTGATGGTTAGTATGGAAACAGATACGGCAGAAAATGAGAATACCCTTTTTCCAGAGACATCAGATGAGGTGAGTACACTAGAAAATGTTCCGGTAGATATACGTATGGATGAAGAAAATTATGTTGTGAGTGGTGTTCCGGAGTATGTCAACGTTACTTTAGAAGGTGTTGCGAGAATATTGACTCCAGTAGAGAGACAACGGAATTTTGATGTGTTTGTTAACCTGGAAGGGTTAGGAGAAGGGACACATGAAGTGGAAATTCAGTATGAAGATATACCACCCGAATTGTCCGTATACATCGAGCCAAAAACAGCCGAGGTGACGATTGAAGAACGAGCTACAGAGGAATTTCCGGTGACTGTAGACTTCATTAATAGCGACCAGCTTGCGGAGGGTTTTGAACTTGGTGACTTCGAAGTAGAGCCCACGTCGGTATCCATTACCAGTTCAAGAAGTATTATCGATCAAATCGGAATGGTAAAAGTGTTTGTGAATGTATCCGGATTAGATCAATCGATTAACAATCGTGAGGTACCTGTTAATGTATATGATAGTCAAGGAAATGAATTGAATGTTTTAGTGGAACCTGAAAATGCTGTCGTGTCTGCTGATATAAATAATCCAAGCGATACCGTATCACTCAATATCTCAACAACAGGTGAATTGCCGGATGGGTATGCATTAGAGTCGCTTGATGCTAATATAGATGAGGTTGAAATTTTTGCTACGACAGATGTATTGGAAGAAATAGAAAGTGTTTCTACAGAGGAAATAGATTTATCGCAAATTACAGAGTCACAAACAATTGATGCAAGCCTGTCTCTGCCTGAAGGAGCAGTATCGGAAACGGAGACGGTGGAGGTCGATGTTGAGGTGGAGCCAGCGCAAACCATTGAAGACGTTCCTATTGAAACAGAAGGCTTGCAGGATGGACAAGATGTGACCTTTGTGGATCCGGACAACTCGGAAATGGATATAACAATTGCAGGAAATGGCGCAGATGTAAGTGAATTAACAGCAGGAGATTTTAATCTATTCATTGATGTAAGTGATTTGGAAGAAGGTGAGCATTCCTTGCCTGTAACGATTGAAGGCCCGGATGATGTGACAATCACAGGGGAATTTGAAGAAGTAACAATTGAAATCACTTAA